Below is a genomic region from Prunus persica cultivar Lovell chromosome G3, Prunus_persica_NCBIv2, whole genome shotgun sequence.
GACATTCACTATGTTGCTTCGCATTTTTAGTTGTGTAcattccttctttctttctttttttccttttttcccctCACCAAACTTTCTTGCGCTTTCCTCCTCGCCCTTACTTTCCTCTTGCTCCttttgttatttaatttttatacatTTGGTTGTGGCTGGTTATGATTATGTTGATTTTTCACATCAAAGTGTGTGGCAGAGAGCAGGAGCGGATCCTCATAGGGGCAAGATGTGTCAATTGACTCTTGCAAGCCCAGAATCCATCATTGTAGGCCAAGATGTTGGCCCCTACAAATTGCCCACAAACTGCTTGATGCAATGCTCCAGAGGGCACAGCACACCAGCACAGCAAACATGTGTTTTACAGATTTccttatttctattttcagCATtgaagtaaatgtctttgtttttttactttaatttattttcatattactTCATTTGCTTAGGTTTACAATGTAAAAAAGGAAGTATcctccatttggattcaaataaaaatactagaaaatcaaattcccaccaaatcaaaatatgaaaatcgattttagtgcaaaatacaatttaggctaaaaatcaTGGCTccttaagtcaatatatacttcatactaaaatcccataaaatcaggttttcttatttgatgtgtaaggaataaaagccaccaaaaatatcttaagaaaatgattattccgaaaaaccatttttcatacttagctaatatttttacataaaataatttttcatgtatgatatgaatgcatgaagggacctaaggtcaatctaggtaaaaaccttagatgttcaatccaCAAAGAGTTTTACAAGAATAACATAACTCTTACATATTGAAGAAATATTTGCTTGAATAAGCTCCCCCTAAGACAGTACTCATAAGGGTCCAAAGTGTGAGAGCTAGAGCACAAAAGAAATGTagataaaactcaaaatcaaaacgaCGATGGACCTCAAAAATAACGTAAATGCCCTAAAATGAGTAGGATTGCGCTAATATATGCCAACTTTTACGCTAATAAAACGAGACGCCTTGGGAGGCCAACAGGATTGtcctaattttttggtttattatcACATTCTTAGAAATATTTCTAGTTTATTGTAGTGTGTgtatattttttgaagttgatgtAGTTCTCTTTGATACTGGATATGAGTATTTTATATGGTTTTATCTATTAACTATGAAATAGAATATTATCGTTTTATTTCGACGGGTCTATTTtgcatataattttttttaaccttcTACACGTTTACCTCCGGAATGAAAATTTCTGGATCCGCCTCTGACAAAGGGTGGAGGAGAGTTAGAACGAGAAGCTTTAGATCTAGGGTTTATTCCCCGTTGAATTTTCGATATTCTCCTGTGCCTTGGCATACCATGATGCTCTTCTCTCCTCTTGGCATACATGGTTGTCTCTTTTAAGGAACTTGATGGCTTTGGATATGCATCATTAATAGAGCAAAGTGTTGTTGCTCCTTTAGTCGGCGTTGTTTGGTTTCTTTGATTTGGTGTAGTTTGTTATTCCAGAAACTCTATGAGTTGTCTGGTTTTCTCTTGTAATGTCTAAAAATTGTTGAATTTGTTGGTTAGGTTAGTTTCTTTAGGAGAGTTATACTAGTTAGCGGCCGGGTTTTGTTCTTGATGTAACTGACTTGATCTAGAACAACTTAGACGACAGATATGGGTTTTTAGACAAGTTCTTTACAATTTATTCTCTCTGGATTGTTTTAGCTCTAGAGTTGACTCTGGTCACTGAAGAAGCTTTATCCATATCCGTCGTATTGCTAATCAAGATAGTTCTCTATGTACTTTTTCAATTGATCTAATAAAATACTATCACttgtttggtaaaaaaaaaaaaaatattgtgctTTCTCTTTCAGCTTCAATATCTTTCAAGTCTGTGAACTTCAGCTTTCCTCTGTATCTTAGAGttccacaaaataaaaataaaaacctactttttaaaatgaaatgaaaagtttgtaattttctttaggggagagagagagagagagagagagattgctGATAGgctttatgtttcttttgtttttgagtaTATAATGGTTTTATCGATTTAGGGATCCACACAAAAATCTTATGtcccgtttggttcacggaatAGATTTGAGGGGAAATAATTTCCCATGTTATTTCCCAAGGAATGGGAATGAAAGATTCATTTCTCACGTTTGGTAATGTCGGGAAAGCAACCGGGAGATTtcactttgtttccttttccatatttgttttgagtaggaatggaaaacaaaatttgtataattttctaattataatattaaatcaaataaaaaaaagaatacatttaATGATAcgttgtaattataaattgttcatatagacaaaatagtcatgaaaattgtgcattgaatgttggctcatttttccaaacttttccatgaggagggaaaacaaaactcaagttAAGAGgatggcttcactttcccccttACTTTTTCATGTGCCAGACAATCATTTTCCATgccaaaatttaccaaacatgacaaaacaattgaattCTCATTCTCAAACCTTCtttttcataaaccaaacGGGACCTTAGGGGTTTTTGCAGCCTAAGAGAGAATTTTATcggttttgtgtgttttgtttaaaactaGGGTAGAACTTGAAAAGCATGGGCCAAGGTGAATGCCTTGTTTGCCTCTCGTTTAGGCTGATCATAAATGCATGGTAcaccatataaatatatatttttgatcAGATTGGACCTAATTGATGATGCGCACATATCCAGAGGCTAGCAACATAAAGAGGGATAACGAGAGATAAAGGTACGGACAAGGTGCCAACACGTGTTATTATCACCTACCAAGTGTGGTGCTTCTTCGATCGACAACTATCTCGCATTCATTTacttttgatatatatagCACAAGAAGAGTACTGCAAAGGTATTCCTTTATAATACAACTTAGGGAGAAAAGGATTGGAGCTTACAATTCACAGGGAATATACCAAAGAGAGATACATCACTTTGATTCAAACCCTCACCAACGACATTTACTCAGACTCATCGTATAACAACGCTGTGCGAAAATGATATAATTAGaatgataataatattaaaagaTCATATTGGTCGACTAGATTAATGAAACAACTACATTATGTGACATGCGATATATCAATTATAATTAATGTAACAAGTGAATTTCACATATCacataatataatttcattaatagAGTTTTGAAATAATAGGATCTCTTTCCCATTACTCGAATTTTAAAGGCTGATTACTTTTACAAGCAATACCTTCATTCCcagccaaaataaaatatttatctcTCCTTGTGAACTTGGTGCATTCAAACCCCAATGCCCTACCAACTTCACCTTGCACGTAATTAGCCACATCAATGCTTGATCTACTCCCATCACGACAGCAAGACAGCCCAGATACCCTATCCAGCAACTGAACGGTGTAGATTGCTGAGGGGTTCATCATGAAGAAAAGTGGATCCAAGCACTTGAGCCCACCAGCAGTCGTACCATGGAACATGGAGACATGAGTGTCAACTGCAACAGGTACTATTTCATCACTGATTTCTGAAAACAAAGGGCTAAACCTAAGGAGGTAGGGTTCACGACATGTCGTTCCTTCGGGGCAAACAACCACGTCCCCTTCATTCATCAGCCTTTCCATCATCTCGGCATCTTGATGGCGGTTCCTTGTCAATCTAACAGTCTTGATTGGTGAGAGAATCTCAGACATTTTGCTTAGGCTGTACGTTACTGCGTGGAGATTTTTCTTCAATGCGAAGCAAACGTATAGAGGGTCTAGGAGTGTTCTGTGGTTACAAACGTAAAGGACACCTTTGGGCTTGTCGTTTGGAAGTGAACGATGAGAATTAATGCTTTGGCTCTCGCGTTTTGTATTATCATTCACAGTCAACCGCAGACCACTGAAACATAGTATAGGTAACGACACGCCGTAAGGCAGTGATATGCCGACTATGATTCTGAAGATTGCTAGGGCAATTCCAATTGGGACCCACATCAATATGGCGATTGTATCCAGTGGGTTCGGTTTGAGAGCTAACCTACCATCGTGGAACACAAGTTTCTTCGGGTATCTGTCTCTTGGCAGCTTCTTCGAGCTCCTCTTATCTGAGTTCCCCACCAAGTAAACATCCTGTATTTGCAAGTTGCAAAAAACATTTAAGGCCACAAAAAGATATACCTATAACAATTTTAATGCATTCCATTTGAAGTTTCCAACTGGTGTaccaatattttatttctataCATCTGAGTTTTCAATAACATATTATcatacaatttttcatatcacTTTATAgttaaaatatagaaagaaaaaaaattaacgaTACCTCACGATATTAACCCAAGGTGTATCATTATCACCCTTTTCAATACTCGACACATGTTCATATGCATAACCATGGTTCCATAAATACAACGTAAAAATTAACCAtgattatacatatataaacatgTGTCAAGTATCAAAAAGGGTAGTGATGATGATACACCTTCGATTAATATAGTAGTGAGAAAAAAAGATTTCCATATAAATGTCATTTGACCTTATTGTTTTGAAAAAGAGCATAAAACAATATGGAAAGTAGGTACCTTGCAATAATAGAACAATTGGTCATCATGAAATTTGTTGGAGGCAGTGATGCCAATTATGTCAAAACCCATGTCCTCCCCATCATGTTCTTCCAAAACAGGCAAAACGTTGttctccttttcttccatGAGACCCAAAAAGTATCCACAAAACACCTTTAGCTCCTTCCCAACTACCACATCTATCTCTAAATAGTCTTTTAAGAAGCTCTCAATCATTACTCGAGGAAGATTACTAACACCAACTTTCTTCCCAGCTCTTTGTAAAACCTCAAAGGCTTCCAACCCAACGTCTTCAAAGAAGAACTTAGGCAACACAGCCGTCCCAACTCTGAAGCTATCTTTCTTGAGCCCAAAGAAGCAGACCATGACCATTATCTTCAACCCAATTTCTTCACTCACCAAACATATAAGAGGGTAcagaagaaagagaacaagTGACCTTAACAAGCCTCCGGCTTCAAACGCCACGAGCATGAAGTaatcaaacaaagaagaggattTCAGCAAAGCTCCTTCGAAATTGAAGATGATCAGGGTTTGGTTTGAGAGGTCTGATTTGTGGGAATAAAGAGAACCGAAGAACTTATCATTTTTAGACTGGCTTGAGCTTGCATGATGGCTGCTGCTCACACTCATAGGGAAACCTTTGAGTTTCCGAAAGAAAATCcgatataaaaagaaaaatggtttgAAGAAAAAGGACTTGGTCATTTTGAGTAATGTTTCTCCAATGCTAGAAGTCGTACAAGTTAGGCTGTGTGTGGTATTAGAGCCAATATGTTGTTTATATACAGTTTCAGATATAATGATACCCTcttacttcacttttattaCACTCACATCCAAgggaacaaaaataaaataaaataagggcAGCCCGTCGGCGTCCATGCAGCCTACTTTTTAACATGGTCCATATGGTGACCCTTTGAAAGCAGCAGAACTTATATCAAATAAGAATAATACTATTTTGCTATCTCTTGTCTATCATAGATGTTATGTAGAAAAGTTATTATACGTATCATATCATGATTGGTCAATGATAGCAAAATAGTACTATCTCTATTTCATGTAAGTACTTCTCTTTCGAAAGATCAATATTACAAAGCGTTTGGATTTTCGGTCTTtaatcaaaatatttaaaataaaaattgaaattattcatGAGATTTATTGAAGTTAGTTGATCTAACTTGTGTTGCGCTTGTCGCTAGTCTTTTCTTAGCCTGAATTATTTGTGGCGGGCTgatattttaattgttataaatataaaatcataTCCTCCCCTTTATCCACATGtcaaaaaattgtaaaaatgttgGGGTTTTGATGATTTATGGATACAAATAACTATGCACTGCAACCACAGAGTTTAGACTATTAGAATAaggttttaaaattataagggTCTTAGAAGTAAGGTCTAGGGTTGATTACTCAAGTTTCAGAATCTCGAATTGTTGTCTTCCATGGTTGACCAAGCTAGAATCCCTACATTGCTGGAGTATAAAGGGGGTGTATGCTATATTTTACACTCCCAGTCGCCGGAAACACCTGCAATGCAAATATGTATCTGTTGTAAATGTAGCAAACCACCGTCACATGGAAAAATAATTGCAGAATTATTGTGCATGAAGTGCGTTCCATGGCtgaaaaggaagagagagagtagctgaaaaggaggagagaggaaagaaaaatcatatgcAACCCAAACTCACCGGGGCCCactaaattcttccatttaTTATGAACGGCCCAGATCAATTTTAACATGCCAACAGCATATACATCCCAGCAGTCCAAAGTATACATTCCCAAATTCACATTCTGTCATGGGATTAAAAACCCGATTAACACTTCTCTAAGACGTAAACAAGTGGGTTTACACCTGTAATTTTATACCttagaaattatttttatggCTCTTATGTTCAAGTCAATATCTTATAAATTGTAGTCTTATTAATCATATTGAGTGAAAACACCAACAAATTTTGTGAACATATTTCATATTAGGTGAATTAAATACATCTTGTGTTCTTATGTGGAATTGATCAAATCTTCACTGTTAATTCATTTTCCGACATCCATAGAGTTGAAACTTTTAGAATATGAATTGTTTGAGTgctagaaattttttgatttaATGCACGTTCGCCAACAcgtaatatgtatttttttctttctaaaaaatagtatatacatatgtacataatgtatactagcctctctgcacgcgcttccgcgcttgcgagaggtttttttaaaaaaataagtaaatttattttagaattaaaaaagataatgggtagttgtgttctataaaaataagatccattatctgctttttctttttttttatttaatttttttgaatatgaaaaagtgtgaatttaccatattatcctcatttaattaataatttgaattcttaatgtttgcattaaccaagggcattttctgatattttgaatgtttcaccattctctgccttttgctttatatatatagatatacttacatatatgcatatgtttttttctttcatcatgaaatttttgttattaggCCACCGACTAAAGCATGGTAGGCTAAGCTTGCATACCTATATTGCAATTATGAACCAATTATGAAAGCAAGGAGTGAATTATTAGTCATGTTCGCATT
It encodes:
- the LOC18788088 gene encoding probable glycerol-3-phosphate acyltransferase 3, which translates into the protein MTKSFFFKPFFFLYRIFFRKLKGFPMSVSSSHHASSSQSKNDKFFGSLYSHKSDLSNQTLIIFNFEGALLKSSSLFDYFMLVAFEAGGLLRSLVLFLLYPLICLVSEEIGLKIMVMVCFFGLKKDSFRVGTAVLPKFFFEDVGLEAFEVLQRAGKKVGVSNLPRVMIESFLKDYLEIDVVVGKELKVFCGYFLGLMEEKENNVLPVLEEHDGEDMGFDIIGITASNKFHDDQLFYYCKDVYLVGNSDKRSSKKLPRDRYPKKLVFHDGRLALKPNPLDTIAILMWVPIGIALAIFRIIVGISLPYGVSLPILCFSGLRLTVNDNTKRESQSINSHRSLPNDKPKGVLYVCNHRTLLDPLYVCFALKKNLHAVTYSLSKMSEILSPIKTVRLTRNRHQDAEMMERLMNEGDVVVCPEGTTCREPYLLRFSPLFSEISDEIVPVAVDTHVSMFHGTTAGGLKCLDPLFFMMNPSAIYTVQLLDRVSGLSCCRDGSRSSIDVANYVQGEVGRALGFECTKFTRRDKYFILAGNEGIACKSNQPLKFE